The DNA sequence AATATAATCCATCTTTGTTTTAGTTCTTTGTAGTTTGTATAGATATTCATTTGCATCAACTCTTTCTATATTAATGCATTCTTCAACACGATTGAGCCTCACATTAATTTTCATTATGTTAACAGCATATTCAGATATGTCTCCCATAAATACCTTTAGACTATTTACTTTATTAGTCTCGAGACAAAACCTTATACCTCTCACACCTGTAGCTGCTAATGGATCTACAATTACTACCTCTCTTCCTACTCCTAGTCTTCTAGTGACGTATCTCACAACACCTATAGCTATATCTCTATTCTCAACCATCTGAGGATTGTAGAATACAGGTGCCCAAGAAGGTTCGTATACATTATCATTTCTCATGTATAGTTCTAGCTTTGGTACACAAATACGTGTTAATCCCTCAAATAATAGGTCAAAACCCTCTGGACAAGGATTCATTTCTAAAAACCGTTATACTGGTGCCGACTAAGTTATGTTAACAGTTTCTGTGTTAATTCCATATGTATCTTATTTCTGTTGTCTTCTGTTACCACATAGGTCTTTGGATTCTTTTTATTAAGAACCTCAGCTATATCTCTATCATTTAGATTTCTATGTACGACAAGTAGAGCTTTTTCAGCCAATGATAGTGACTTGATTATTTCTGTCCTTAATTTGTCTACTGCTAGTTCCATTGGACCTATCTCATCTATACCTAGAATTGATTTATTGTTAGAGCTATAGAATCTCCTTAGAGCATTAACACCAATGCGTATTACATCATCCTCTAGAACAACATATCTCCCTATCCTTTTACTTAACAAGCTGTAGCCTAGTGCTACAGATTTCTCTATAGATAGAGCTAACCATCCAGATTCTCCCGTATGTATGTCTATAATTCGGAATCCTATTCTTGCACCTTTTTCACGAACCTCTGGACAATAGAAACCATAGATACTATATCCATGTTCCTTCAAACTTTTAATAATAGAGTTAAATACCGTGCTCTTACCTACTCCAGGTCTTCCAGTTATGACGATTATAACGTTTTCTCACCTTCTATCTCTTTTTTGAAAGTCTTTATATTGTTTATAATATCGTTATACTTATAGACAATACCACAACTCTCTACTCCTCTAATAATACTTCCTGGTACATCATCTTTAACAATGTTTACAGCTATACCATTTAAGACTTGGGATACATGTTTATTCTCATACGACTTAGATAGAGCTGTTGTGTTATCCATATCTCTATCTATTATCGAGATAAATACCTTTTTCTTATCGATACTCAATATTATGTCTGAAGGAATGTAATCAAAAAATTCTGCTTCAACGCCTTGTTTAACAAGTTTATCGACTAAAATAATCTTCTCTTGATTACCACGAAAATCATTCACAATTTCACGTCTTTTATCTATGTTCTCCACAATTCTATCCCTAAATATATCAACTTCTTTTATAACCTGTTCAAATTCATTATTGAATATCTCGATGAATCTATATGCCTTCTCAACACTCATATC is a window from the Ignisphaera sp. genome containing:
- a CDS encoding nucleoside-triphosphatase; protein product: MIVITGRPGVGKSTVFNSIIKSLKEHGYSIYGFYCPEVREKGARIGFRIIDIHTGESGWLALSIEKSVALGYSLLSKRIGRYVVLEDDVIRIGVNALRRFYSSNNKSILGIDEIGPMELAVDKLRTEIIKSLSLAEKALLVVHRNLNDRDIAEVLNKKNPKTYVVTEDNRNKIHMELTQKLLT